A single window of Granulicella sibirica DNA harbors:
- a CDS encoding cellulose synthase subunit BcsC-related outer membrane protein, whose protein sequence is MKSLYKNRIWAPALFMGAITFACPSVKLFAQVPPSATQSLLEKAHALEARGRMDMASQTWQQVLLADPNNVDALSGLARASKLSGDNARANLYLDRLRAINPNDPGIARIAGMGTEQSQTAQLRQAGKLAQSGQYSQAMGIYRQVFGGTPPAGDWAMAYYETESATEDGRPHAVAGLRSLVDKYPSDARYQIALGRILTYDPKTRAEGRRYLERYSKDPQAADALRQSLVWDSQNPASAADIRAYLQQHPEDTQLTQALKNQPPPSRRGPPQSPEARARSAEEQAAYRALNAHHLPEAEKRFRAILTRQPNNGPSLAGMGYIRMQQGNFGGAISYLVQAKEEGASDPGVETALATARFWSTMAEGSTALNENDLANAQKQYQAALVMRPESPEALEGLGGTLLKAQEPEAALPVFEHYIKVKNTAPAAWSGLFLAQSAEGNTQGALITESQLPPAVRAQLMRDPDYLRTLASVYSASGRDAGAQRVLSVALDLPFPSGGQGLKSETQLQYASLLQQANHLDQSAGLYRQVLAADNDNTAAWQGLVRVEHAMAHDPQALQTLESMPPAVYAVAMRDPGFETTVAAIYQGQGKLDIAQDLLEKAMAQQSTSGQKISIPVQLQLAGIYLQKNQPLLAYPIYQRVLTENPDRLDAWKGLLSSLHANGHDKEALAEVQQIPAPVRAQLENDPEYLQTIGGVYGALGQNKQAGVFLARVQRIYSARHSQPPADIDIQNGWLLYNSGNDAGLYRQLMNIGSRADLTEEQRRTVQTQWTSWAVRRANQAAAAGDSRRSLAILNATARAFPDNPGVIKALASGYARAGQPKLAVAIFKAQDMTQTTASDYKAAVGAALAAGDTKDAETWLRYGLDAYPRDSQMLALGAKFEQARGDNTRAADYYRASLAAMPPPDPGAELADELSRPVPSSDIRLPNQSRSQDLATLLAPGSADNAAAAPAPPPQSSYLPSYTGAYGSAPVQLNSNTYSYPVTQPSIPSYNPNQPPTNPKSPTRLKDYVPQSSNTRPTTLDDFVLPSTPPRTNASIYTAPEATPTVQQSTPRTYQQEQISRATERAASQPLPITSSPSETVYGAYVPYVAPTGHATAVPVDLGERRASVPLPQPEVTDVTPTAKYMPNAHTNGPSTRPELAAARAAAIRRAQSNPTGQSNPPEDEFNAPTKNAQFTQPYNAAQAQADQVSRPAAPPAANVPAPPDQTFDPNDAGQQYPQPRRTVKAKPKSRPAAPAPAQQAATPPPVSLPPVSYPPVPQPLDLQPVPSLGQPNYIPSDADLVARNVPPLRGSYDQVPREPNRPLTEREQTERDLATLEASYSGWLGGTGYARYRSGTPGIDRLTDLEAPVEASAVIAHNVRVTVIPRPVFLNSGTLDVASFQGLTGTVPIIGTLPANALTAPAQQSSNGIGGEGQIVTTNFGAALGYTPYEFLVRNITGRARYRPNGGHFTFLFDRDSVKETQLSYAGLRDPGSASPVYAGNIWGGVVSTSGTVRFDMGDEKSGFYLSGGGGTLNGYHVLDNTTFNGTAGAYFRVKVFPEYGSLNIGGSFYGSHFAHNERGLTYGSGGYFSPNAYFLASIPVTFTGHYKTDFHYVVSGGIGVQTFQEDSAPYYALDPALQTGALSGCTLAGITARTCGYYPVNSNTGANYAINAQGSYRVAEHWYVGGFISGNNTNNYNTINGGFFIRYLFRPQYSSEDYPTGLFPLDGFRPLRVP, encoded by the coding sequence ATGAAGAGTCTGTACAAAAACCGGATCTGGGCTCCCGCTCTCTTCATGGGCGCGATCACCTTCGCGTGCCCGTCGGTCAAGCTCTTCGCTCAGGTTCCCCCAAGCGCCACTCAATCCCTCCTTGAAAAAGCCCACGCCCTCGAAGCTCGTGGCCGCATGGACATGGCCTCGCAGACCTGGCAGCAGGTGCTCCTTGCCGATCCAAACAACGTCGACGCCCTCTCCGGCCTTGCCCGCGCCTCCAAACTGAGCGGTGACAACGCCCGCGCTAATCTCTACCTCGATCGCCTCCGCGCCATCAACCCCAACGACCCAGGCATCGCCCGTATCGCCGGCATGGGCACTGAGCAGAGCCAGACCGCGCAACTCCGTCAGGCCGGCAAGCTCGCCCAGAGCGGCCAGTACTCCCAGGCCATGGGCATCTACCGCCAGGTCTTCGGCGGCACTCCACCTGCAGGCGACTGGGCCATGGCCTACTACGAGACCGAGTCCGCCACCGAAGACGGACGCCCCCACGCCGTTGCCGGTCTGCGTTCTTTGGTCGATAAGTACCCGTCCGACGCCCGCTACCAGATCGCTCTTGGCCGCATCCTCACCTACGATCCAAAGACCCGGGCCGAGGGCCGCCGCTATCTCGAACGCTACTCCAAGGATCCGCAAGCCGCCGATGCCCTCCGCCAGTCGCTCGTTTGGGATTCGCAGAACCCCGCCTCTGCCGCCGACATTCGGGCCTATCTCCAGCAGCACCCCGAGGACACCCAGCTTACCCAGGCTCTGAAGAACCAGCCTCCGCCTTCGAGGCGTGGCCCTCCGCAGAGCCCCGAGGCGCGCGCCCGCTCTGCCGAAGAGCAGGCTGCGTACCGCGCCCTCAACGCTCACCATCTTCCCGAAGCTGAAAAGCGCTTCCGCGCCATCCTCACCAGGCAGCCGAACAACGGTCCGTCCCTCGCTGGCATGGGTTATATCCGCATGCAGCAGGGCAACTTCGGCGGAGCCATCAGCTATCTCGTGCAAGCGAAGGAAGAGGGCGCCAGCGACCCCGGCGTCGAGACCGCCCTGGCCACCGCTCGCTTCTGGTCGACCATGGCGGAAGGATCCACGGCTCTCAACGAGAACGATCTCGCGAACGCCCAGAAGCAATATCAGGCCGCCCTCGTCATGCGCCCCGAAAGCCCCGAAGCTCTTGAAGGTCTTGGCGGAACCCTCCTCAAGGCCCAGGAACCGGAAGCGGCCCTCCCTGTCTTCGAGCACTACATCAAGGTCAAGAACACCGCCCCCGCGGCGTGGAGCGGTCTCTTCCTCGCTCAGTCCGCCGAAGGCAACACCCAGGGCGCGCTCATCACCGAGAGCCAGCTTCCCCCGGCCGTTCGCGCGCAGCTCATGCGCGACCCCGACTACCTCCGCACCCTCGCCTCGGTCTACTCCGCCAGCGGCCGCGACGCCGGCGCCCAGCGCGTCCTTTCCGTCGCCCTCGACCTGCCCTTTCCCTCCGGCGGCCAGGGCCTGAAGTCCGAGACCCAGCTCCAGTACGCCAGCCTCCTCCAGCAGGCCAACCACCTCGATCAGTCCGCCGGCCTCTACCGCCAGGTTCTCGCAGCCGACAACGACAACACCGCCGCCTGGCAGGGCCTCGTCCGCGTCGAGCACGCCATGGCCCATGACCCGCAGGCTCTTCAGACCCTTGAGAGCATGCCCCCGGCCGTCTACGCCGTCGCCATGCGCGACCCCGGCTTCGAGACCACCGTTGCCGCCATCTACCAGGGTCAGGGCAAGCTCGACATCGCCCAGGATCTTCTCGAAAAGGCGATGGCGCAGCAGAGCACGTCCGGCCAGAAGATCTCAATCCCCGTCCAGCTTCAGCTCGCCGGAATCTACCTCCAGAAGAACCAGCCGCTCCTCGCCTACCCGATCTACCAGCGCGTCCTCACCGAGAATCCTGATCGCCTCGACGCCTGGAAGGGCCTGCTTTCCAGCCTCCACGCCAACGGTCACGACAAGGAAGCCCTCGCCGAAGTCCAGCAGATCCCCGCGCCGGTCCGTGCGCAACTCGAGAACGATCCCGAGTACCTCCAGACCATCGGTGGCGTCTACGGCGCGCTCGGCCAGAACAAGCAGGCCGGCGTCTTTCTCGCCCGCGTTCAGCGCATCTACTCCGCGCGCCACAGCCAGCCCCCCGCCGACATCGACATCCAGAACGGCTGGCTTCTCTACAACAGCGGCAACGACGCCGGGCTCTACCGCCAGTTGATGAACATCGGCAGCCGCGCCGACCTCACCGAGGAGCAGCGCCGCACCGTCCAGACGCAGTGGACAAGCTGGGCCGTCCGCCGCGCCAACCAGGCCGCCGCCGCCGGAGACAGCCGCCGCTCGCTCGCCATCCTCAACGCCACCGCCCGCGCCTTCCCCGACAATCCTGGAGTTATCAAAGCTCTCGCCAGTGGCTACGCTCGCGCCGGACAGCCCAAGCTGGCCGTCGCCATCTTCAAGGCGCAGGACATGACCCAGACCACCGCGTCCGACTACAAGGCCGCGGTCGGCGCAGCCCTCGCCGCAGGTGACACCAAGGATGCCGAGACCTGGCTCCGCTACGGCCTCGACGCCTACCCGCGCGACTCCCAGATGCTCGCCCTCGGAGCCAAGTTCGAGCAGGCGCGCGGCGACAATACGCGCGCTGCCGACTACTATCGTGCCTCACTCGCCGCCATGCCCCCGCCCGACCCCGGTGCCGAGCTTGCCGATGAGCTGAGCCGTCCCGTCCCATCCAGCGACATCCGCCTCCCCAACCAGAGCCGCTCGCAGGACCTCGCCACGCTCCTCGCTCCCGGCTCGGCCGACAACGCCGCCGCCGCTCCCGCGCCACCCCCGCAGAGCTCCTACCTGCCGAGTTACACAGGGGCCTACGGCTCCGCGCCCGTCCAGCTCAACTCGAACACCTACAGCTATCCCGTAACCCAGCCCAGCATTCCTTCGTATAACCCAAACCAGCCCCCAACGAACCCTAAGAGCCCAACACGTCTGAAGGACTACGTTCCTCAGTCTTCAAACACTCGCCCCACGACGCTCGACGACTTCGTCCTCCCGTCCACGCCGCCTCGCACGAACGCCTCCATCTACACCGCACCCGAAGCCACACCCACGGTTCAGCAATCGACTCCTCGCACCTACCAGCAGGAGCAGATCAGCCGCGCCACCGAACGCGCCGCCAGTCAGCCGCTTCCCATCACGTCCTCCCCGTCCGAGACCGTCTACGGGGCATATGTCCCGTACGTCGCCCCGACCGGGCACGCAACCGCCGTACCGGTCGATCTCGGCGAACGTCGAGCCAGCGTGCCGCTCCCGCAGCCTGAAGTCACCGACGTGACCCCCACGGCGAAGTACATGCCGAATGCGCACACCAACGGCCCATCCACACGTCCTGAACTCGCCGCCGCCCGCGCCGCTGCCATCCGTCGCGCCCAGTCGAACCCCACCGGCCAGAGCAATCCACCCGAAGACGAGTTCAACGCGCCCACAAAGAACGCGCAGTTCACCCAGCCCTACAATGCTGCCCAGGCCCAGGCCGACCAGGTAAGCCGCCCGGCAGCTCCCCCGGCCGCGAACGTTCCCGCACCGCCCGATCAGACCTTCGACCCCAACGACGCAGGCCAGCAGTACCCCCAGCCCCGCCGCACGGTAAAGGCGAAGCCTAAGTCCCGGCCCGCCGCACCGGCTCCAGCCCAACAGGCGGCAACACCCCCGCCGGTGTCTCTGCCTCCGGTGAGCTACCCGCCCGTTCCTCAGCCTCTCGATCTTCAGCCGGTCCCATCCCTCGGCCAGCCTAACTACATCCCCTCGGACGCTGACCTCGTCGCCCGCAACGTTCCGCCCCTGCGCGGCTCCTATGATCAGGTTCCGCGCGAGCCGAACCGCCCACTCACCGAACGCGAGCAGACCGAGCGCGATCTCGCCACACTCGAAGCCTCTTACAGCGGCTGGCTCGGCGGCACCGGCTACGCCCGCTACCGCAGTGGCACCCCAGGTATCGACCGACTCACCGATCTCGAAGCCCCCGTCGAAGCCTCCGCCGTCATCGCCCACAACGTTCGCGTCACCGTCATCCCGCGTCCCGTCTTCCTCAACTCCGGCACCCTCGACGTAGCCTCCTTCCAGGGGCTCACGGGAACCGTCCCCATCATCGGGACGCTCCCCGCCAACGCGCTCACCGCCCCCGCCCAGCAGTCCTCGAACGGCATCGGCGGCGAAGGCCAGATCGTCACCACCAACTTTGGCGCTGCCCTCGGCTACACCCCCTACGAGTTCCTCGTCCGCAACATCACCGGACGCGCTCGCTATCGCCCCAATGGCGGCCACTTCACCTTCCTCTTCGACCGCGACTCCGTCAAAGAGACCCAACTCTCCTACGCCGGTCTCCGCGACCCCGGCTCGGCCTCCCCCGTCTACGCCGGCAACATCTGGGGCGGCGTCGTCTCTACCTCCGGGACTGTCCGCTTCGACATGGGCGACGAGAAATCGGGCTTCTATCTTTCCGGCGGCGGTGGAACCCTCAACGGCTACCACGTCCTCGATAACACCACCTTCAACGGGACAGCCGGCGCCTACTTCCGCGTCAAGGTCTTCCCCGAGTACGGCTCGCTCAACATCGGCGGCTCCTTCTATGGCTCGCACTTCGCCCATAACGAGCGCGGTCTCACCTATGGCTCCGGCGGGTACTTCAGCCCGAACGCCTACTTCCTCGCCTCGATCCCCGTCACCTTCACCGGCCACTACAAGACCGACTTCCACTATGTCGTCTCCGGCGGCATCGGCGTCCAGACCTTCCAGGAAGACTCCGCTCCCTACTACGCCCTCGACCCCGCTCTCCAGACCGGCGCGCTCTCCGGCTGCACCCTTGCCGGCATCACCGCCCGCACCTGTGGCTATTACCCCGTCAACAGCAACACCGGAGCCAACTACGCCATCAACGCCCAGGGCTCCTACCGCGTCGCGGAGCACTGGTACGTCGGAGGTTTCATCTCCGGCAACAACACCAACAACTACAACACCATCAACGGCGGCTTCTTCATTCGCTACCTCTTCCGCCCCCAGTACTCCAGCGAAGACTATCCCACCGGCCTGTTCCCACTCGATGGCTTCCGCCCCCTCCGCGTCCCGTAG
- the bcsZ gene encoding cellulose synthase complex periplasmic endoglucanase BcsZ, protein MPSSSTDATSSPRRKHICISAIFCFLLFLPAGCRAQQNWPLWEQYSQHFVDDQGRVIDHTAQDRTTSEGQAYAMFFALVANDKARFAKLLAWTEANLAEGDLTLRLPAWNWGKNADGSWKVIDQNPAADADLWMAYSLAEAGRLWHEPRYEKLGSLMATRIAQQEVVSIPGLGKTLIPGPHGFHPDDKTWIVNPSYLPLPVLIYFSKTMPQGPWLSVIDSLRVLLAQGSGSGYVMDWVAAGPTVHPSLSPTQLATGKTEGLTPIGAYEAIRGYLWLGMADPATPALKELLADTSGMSNYLKTAVTPPLQVDASGKILNSDAPVGFSAAVIPYLQALNLKPQEKSQQDRLIAMKDGVTGLYGRDAAYYDQNLALFATGWSEQRFRFDRDGHLRLRSK, encoded by the coding sequence CCCAGCAGAACTGGCCCCTGTGGGAGCAGTACAGCCAGCACTTCGTCGACGACCAGGGCCGCGTCATCGATCACACCGCCCAGGACCGCACCACGAGCGAGGGCCAGGCCTACGCGATGTTCTTCGCGCTCGTCGCCAACGACAAGGCCCGCTTCGCCAAGCTCCTCGCCTGGACCGAGGCGAACCTCGCCGAGGGTGATCTCACCCTCCGCCTCCCAGCCTGGAACTGGGGCAAGAACGCCGACGGAAGCTGGAAGGTCATCGACCAGAACCCAGCCGCCGACGCCGACCTCTGGATGGCCTACTCGCTCGCTGAGGCCGGCCGCCTCTGGCACGAGCCCCGTTACGAGAAGCTCGGCTCCCTCATGGCCACCCGCATCGCCCAACAGGAGGTCGTCTCGATTCCCGGCCTCGGCAAGACCCTCATCCCAGGTCCGCATGGCTTTCATCCCGACGACAAAACCTGGATCGTCAACCCAAGCTATCTTCCCCTGCCCGTCCTCATCTACTTCTCGAAGACCATGCCGCAGGGCCCATGGCTCAGCGTCATCGACTCCCTCCGTGTCCTACTCGCCCAGGGCTCCGGCTCGGGATACGTCATGGACTGGGTCGCAGCCGGCCCCACCGTCCATCCGTCACTTTCCCCAACCCAGCTAGCCACCGGTAAGACCGAAGGTCTCACCCCCATCGGCGCCTACGAGGCCATCCGCGGGTATCTCTGGCTTGGCATGGCTGACCCCGCCACCCCCGCTCTCAAGGAACTCCTTGCCGACACCTCCGGCATGTCGAACTACCTGAAAACCGCCGTCACGCCACCCCTTCAAGTAGACGCCTCCGGCAAGATCCTCAATTCTGACGCCCCCGTGGGATTCTCCGCCGCGGTCATCCCCTATCTCCAGGCTCTCAATCTCAAGCCCCAGGAAAAGTCCCAGCAGGACCGCCTCATCGCCATGAAGGACGGAGTCACCGGCCTCTACGGACGCGACGCCGCATACTACGATCAGAACCTCGCCCTCTTCGCCACCGGATGGAGTGAGCAGCGCTTCCGTTTCGACCGTGACGGACACCTCAGGTTACGTTCGAAATAG